In a genomic window of Nitrospirota bacterium:
- the rsmH gene encoding 16S rRNA (cytosine(1402)-N(4))-methyltransferase RsmH: protein MTIMHLPVMSGEVIETLAPHRGGIYVDATVGLGGHSEMILSLVGQDVRVVGLDRDEQALKRAAQRLTDSRVLLKKGTFSHMEEVLNAEGILEADGILLDLGVSMMQLKDPVRGFSFLSNERLDMRMDNAQLLSAWDMVNTYDEQELVRILREYGEEYRAARVVRAIVSARKSKTIDTCAELADVVFRALGRSGRTHPATRTFQALRIALNRELDELRLGLEASIRMLKRGGRLCVISYHSLEDRIVKNFIRENAKSATVKQLTKKPLVPSKEEMRQNPSSRSAKLRGAEKL from the coding sequence ATGACGATCATGCATCTCCCGGTCATGTCAGGGGAGGTGATCGAAACACTCGCTCCTCACCGGGGCGGGATATATGTAGATGCAACAGTAGGACTCGGGGGACATTCTGAAATGATTCTTTCACTGGTCGGTCAGGATGTAAGAGTTGTCGGGCTGGACAGGGATGAGCAGGCACTGAAGAGGGCTGCTCAGCGTCTGACCGACAGCAGGGTTTTGCTGAAGAAGGGCACCTTCTCTCATATGGAAGAGGTGCTTAACGCGGAAGGGATACTCGAGGCTGACGGTATCCTCCTCGATCTGGGTGTTTCGATGATGCAGCTCAAGGACCCGGTGCGGGGATTCAGTTTTCTCTCAAACGAAAGGCTTGACATGCGAATGGACAACGCACAACTTCTGAGCGCCTGGGACATGGTAAATACCTATGACGAGCAGGAACTGGTCCGCATTCTCAGGGAATACGGCGAGGAATACAGGGCCGCCAGGGTGGTAAGAGCAATCGTGAGCGCACGGAAAAGCAAAACGATCGATACCTGTGCGGAACTGGCTGATGTCGTGTTCCGCGCTCTGGGCAGAAGCGGCCGCACCCATCCTGCAACGCGGACGTTCCAGGCGCTGAGGATAGCGTTAAACAGGGAGCTTGATGAGCTGAGACTCGGGCTTGAAGCCTCCATCAGAATGCTGAAGAGGGGTGGAAGGCTCTGTGTTATTTCGTATCACTCCCTGGAGGACAGGATTGTGAAGAACTTCATACGTGAAAACGCAAAATCAGCAACGGTGAAGCAGCTTACCAAGAAGCCTCTTGTTCCCTCGAAAGAGGAGATGAGGCAGAACCCGTCATCGCGGAGCGCAAAGCTCAGAGGAGCCGAAAAGCTATGA
- a CDS encoding penicillin-binding protein 2 — MKQPWLNNGEAGRKRTVILNTVIIFSFVVVFFRLADIMILKNKFYTEKAKSQQVKTEDIQARRGNIYDRRGREIAINLEMESLYCDPSEAGTNPENVKQLSSVLSVEPKAIQAKLAQEKRFVWVDRKLSLETAERVRKLKMKGFGFMAEAKRFYPRGILASHIVGAVGKENQPLEGIELKYDKYLRTSSGKVQVARDASGRVLSTGMVMESKGNDIILTIDEGLQYIAEKELDKAMLKWRSVAATAIMMDPFTGEILALAARPAFDLNEIMKAGKNDVRNRAITDIYEPGSTFKVVAGSAAIEEKLFPAGQTFDCSRGSIEVGGKNIKDAHKHGLLTFEEVIQKSSNVGTIMIAMKLGRERLYDYTKRFGFGDRTNIDLPGEVSGWIRKPEKWSATSLGAIPIGQEVAVTPLQVLRAYSAIANGGYLVQPHLVSEIRTPEGQPVFSFSPDQKKRIISEKTAARMRDILKTVVEEGGTATGAAIDGNKVAGKTGTAQLVDQRTKRYSKDRFISSFVGFVPADNPKIAMIVVVHEPKGAIYGGVVAAPVFKTVADQALSYMNVPRDDSSGKNVLLVSR; from the coding sequence TTGAAGCAGCCCTGGCTGAATAACGGCGAAGCCGGTAGAAAAAGGACCGTGATCCTCAATACGGTCATCATCTTCAGCTTTGTCGTCGTATTTTTCAGGCTTGCCGATATTATGATACTGAAGAACAAGTTTTACACGGAAAAGGCAAAGTCCCAGCAGGTCAAGACAGAGGATATCCAGGCGCGTCGCGGCAATATCTATGACCGCAGGGGCCGCGAGATAGCCATAAACCTCGAGATGGAGTCGCTCTATTGCGACCCGTCAGAGGCAGGCACCAATCCTGAGAATGTCAAACAGCTTTCCTCAGTCCTGAGCGTTGAGCCGAAGGCAATACAGGCAAAGCTTGCCCAGGAAAAGAGGTTTGTCTGGGTAGACCGGAAACTGAGTCTTGAGACTGCTGAGCGGGTCAGAAAGCTCAAGATGAAGGGATTCGGCTTTATGGCTGAAGCCAAGAGGTTCTATCCGCGGGGCATTCTTGCTTCGCATATTGTCGGGGCTGTGGGAAAAGAGAACCAGCCTCTTGAGGGCATTGAACTCAAATACGACAAATACCTGAGGACATCCAGCGGCAAGGTTCAGGTTGCCAGAGATGCGAGCGGCAGGGTCCTATCCACCGGTATGGTCATGGAGAGCAAGGGCAATGACATCATCCTGACGATCGACGAGGGGCTCCAGTATATTGCGGAAAAGGAGCTCGACAAGGCGATGCTGAAATGGCGGTCCGTTGCGGCGACCGCGATCATGATGGACCCTTTCACGGGCGAAATTCTTGCCCTGGCGGCCAGACCCGCCTTTGATCTGAACGAGATCATGAAGGCCGGCAAGAATGACGTGCGCAACAGGGCCATTACTGATATCTATGAACCTGGTTCCACGTTTAAAGTTGTGGCCGGAAGCGCGGCGATCGAGGAAAAGCTTTTCCCTGCAGGTCAGACCTTTGACTGCAGCAGGGGAAGCATCGAGGTCGGCGGCAAGAATATTAAGGACGCGCACAAGCACGGTCTGCTCACCTTTGAAGAGGTTATACAGAAATCTTCGAATGTGGGGACCATAATGATCGCAATGAAACTCGGCAGGGAGAGGCTTTATGATTATACGAAACGCTTCGGTTTTGGCGACAGAACGAACATTGACCTGCCCGGAGAGGTGTCAGGCTGGATACGCAAGCCTGAGAAATGGTCAGCCACATCGCTTGGCGCTATCCCGATCGGGCAGGAGGTTGCCGTAACGCCGCTTCAGGTGCTGAGGGCGTATTCCGCTATAGCCAACGGCGGGTATCTCGTGCAGCCTCATCTGGTGTCTGAGATCCGGACGCCCGAAGGCCAGCCGGTATTCTCCTTCAGTCCGGATCAGAAGAAGAGGATCATATCCGAGAAGACCGCTGCGAGAATGCGGGATATCCTGAAGACTGTTGTTGAGGAGGGCGGTACCGCAACGGGCGCGGCAATTGACGGCAACAAGGTGGCAGGCAAGACAGGTACTGCCCAGCTTGTGGACCAGAGGACAAAGCGTTATTCAAAAGACCGCTTTATCAGCTCATTTGTGGGGTTTGTGCCTGCCGACAACCCGAAGATCGCCATGATCGTTGTGGTGCACGAGCCGAAAGGTGCGATATACGGCGGTGTTGTCGCCGCACCGGTCTTCAAGACGGTTGCTGACCAGGCGCTTTCCTATATGAACGTGCCTCGCGATGACAGCTCAGGCAAGAACGTTCTGCTGGTGTCACGATGA